Proteins from a genomic interval of Oscillospiraceae bacterium:
- a CDS encoding helix-turn-helix domain-containing protein produces the protein MHILKKEDLFSDALVWAIKKRYIGDYKAHGHDFFEIEYVIKGQGIYEIDGKSYHIKEGMLFFMTPANVHAVKGADMELINVMFKTGGDILPFNVGSSCISVTEIPAQDRTLIYEMLFELVKIHQNNAYYGRLILECVFQKLSLFADKSTKPTEQYISKAITFILENFRKGITLGDVARNLGLSKAYLSDYFVKQTGINFKAYLDNLRFDYVRILLEFTDAPVGEVYADAGFTDYTNFSRRFKSRFGMSPFAYRKNNTKE, from the coding sequence TTGCATATTTTGAAAAAGGAAGACCTCTTCTCCGATGCATTGGTATGGGCTATCAAAAAAAGGTATATAGGGGATTATAAGGCTCATGGTCATGATTTTTTTGAAATAGAGTATGTAATAAAGGGACAGGGCATTTACGAGATAGACGGCAAATCGTATCATATAAAAGAGGGTATGCTGTTCTTTATGACCCCTGCCAACGTTCATGCCGTAAAGGGCGCCGACATGGAGCTTATAAACGTCATGTTCAAAACCGGCGGTGATATATTACCCTTCAATGTGGGAAGCTCCTGCATATCGGTTACCGAAATCCCCGCGCAGGACAGAACGTTGATTTATGAAATGCTTTTTGAGCTTGTGAAAATTCATCAGAATAATGCATACTACGGAAGATTGATACTTGAATGTGTTTTTCAAAAGCTGTCCTTGTTTGCCGATAAAAGCACCAAGCCCACCGAGCAATATATTTCCAAAGCCATAACCTTTATATTGGAAAACTTCAGAAAAGGAATTACCCTGGGAGATGTTGCGAGAAATCTCGGATTGTCAAAGGCTTACCTATCAGACTATTTTGTCAAACAAACGGGTATAAACTTCAAAGCATATCTGGATAACCTGCGTTTTGATTATGTCAGAATACTGCTCGAATTCACCGATGCTCCCGTGGGAGAGGTATATGCCGATGCGGGTTTTACGGATTACACCAACTTTTCGCGACGCTTCAAAAGCCGCTTCGGAATGTCACCGTTTGCATATAGAAAAAACAATACAAAGGAATAA